The DNA region AAGAGTCTGACAACACCGTGGAAAGGATCCATACAGAGATAGACTTTTTTGTGAGAGATAAAGATCGTTTTTGTTTAGCCAGACACAGCCGAGAAATCACCATAACCAACCTGCCAGAtgccattaaaataaacagtaattttgtcaTAATGAAACGCATTTCATTCAAAGTTGATGGAACCAAATAAACCTCTCAAAAAACGTCTTTGTTTGTCTTTACACTGTTTCAAAAATGATCATCTCtggtttgatttaaaaataaacccttaacggtgtctctatacatgctaaaattacagCTTGTTTAactggagtctggtggatttggtGATAGTGATTGAGGGGCTGTatctggttaaacaaaatggATCTAAATCTTCAATAAGAAAGTCTATCCCAGTAGgatccttttcataatgttgtcaggcaCTTAGTATACTTATCTGAGCCTGTCGGATTGGTATATGACAGGCTTTATATTGGACGTAAATTTAAGGTGCGGACATGCCCCTGAGTGGTTGCATTGCAGCCTATTTTGGAGCACCGGTCTCGCTCAGTTCTAGACTTCAGAAATAGTTGTTCccatttgtcacttagacacaaaaactttGGAAAACAGGTCCAGGTCAAAAAATATTGAAGTTACCTCTAAGCAGTGAGGAGCAGATGAGGAGCACAGACTGcagttcattttaaaatctCCGTAAAACTTCCTGTGACATTCTGAAACAAgccatttttcttattttcctcagCAAATCCAGCCCCACTAGCCCCACCAGCTTCTGCCACAGGTCCAGTCCATACATCCACCTCCACTGCCATGGTCTCACAGGCCCCCATCCTCCAGCTGATCACCTCCACCTCTAATGCTGGCAATACCTTGGCCACTGGCATCACCACTCAGAGCCCCACAGGCACCCTGCTGCTAAAGACAGCCTCCGGGAGCAGCATGGTGGCTGCGGGCCAGCCGCTGCTTATCCAGCTGCCTTTATCAATGGCTAATGGCCAGCCAGGCACGCTGGTCAACATCCCTGTCTCCTCTTTGCCTGCAGCCAGCTCACTCAGCAAGGCCAAAACCACTGCTTCCACCACTACTTTTATACTCAAGCCTGCTCCCGTTACTACCACTTCATCAGCCTCTACCCCAGCTGTTGCCACTGCCCCAGCACTCCAGGCCTCCCCTGGCCAGATGTCCTCTGCCCAGATCTCTCTTGCCCGTGCTGTGTACCAGGGTGGCGCTGGGGCGATAACCACACCCAATGCAGGGGTATCCGTGACCACAGCCAGGACACCGGCTCAGTCTGTGTCTGTAGCAGGAGCTATGTCTTCAGCCTCTTCACCTGCAACCTCTGGGCCGGCAGCAACAGGTTCCACCGCTCCAGGACCGCCTCAAGGGACGTCTCTGACATCAAAGACAGGTGGGGGTCTACTTTGCTTGGCATGGCTGTTGTCTTTAGCAGTCAGCATCTCGTAAAACTGAAGTCGTCAGTCATTCAGCTAGTCCCAAACATGTCTGATTGGGAAGTTAAGATTTAACACTTGGCTTTCCTTGGTTTATATGAGGTGTATTATTATCACCGGTAAATTGTGTTGCCTGATACATCATCTTCGCCTTGGCCAAAATAACAGTGTGGTGTTGCtggctttttcttttcttgaagTTATCTcaacttttatctttttttctcctctctttttttcagaTAACCAAGCTACAGGATCCACTCCATCCAAAGCAGTTGCTCCAGCGGCACGACCCAAAGGCTCTGTCATCGATCTcacagaggatgatgatgatgtacaAGGTAAGGTTAAAAGACACCTCCCTCCCCCATACAGTAAAACTGATTTTTATACCTGACTATGCTCTGTAATGAAAAGTGGCTGTTTGTctaattattttgtatttcctgttatATCCAGTGACAGGTGTGAAGAATGCCACTGTTGCAGCTCCCTCACCCACCCAGCGTACTAACCCGGTCACCAGCATTCCCAACAGTAAGTCCACCACATTGTATTGAGGGAATGAAagagttattttatttattttttaagatattttttggggctttttagcctttaatgtataggacagacaagcgtgaaggggggagagagagggggagtgacatgcagcaaagggccacaggctggagttgaacccgggccactgcggcaacagccttgtacatggggcgcctgctctaccactaagccaccggcacCCCATGAAAGAGTTATTTTGGCAGTTGGGAGAAATTTTCCTCAAGGGCTTTCCACCAGAAGGGGAtctcttggttaaggttaggaaaaaagTATACAATTATAGATTTCTGTCAGAAAAGGCATTCTGGGAGAAAGCCTACAAGGAAAACCTCTCCTATGTGTATTATTTTGTGCCTGCATGTGATAATGTTACAAACACTTAAATCATGGCTCTAACCTTAATGCTGGCTATTCGgcacaatgatgatgatgatgatgatgatgatgtatttaaaatttatataaattaaaaaaaacgtaATTAAAGTGATTAAGTGTATATATTTGGTGTTTTACATGTAAATTATACATCTGTAATTTTTTCGTGTGCTCTGCCCTCAGGTGCAGGAGCAAGGTCGTCCCCGCAAAGCAATCTGAACTCTCCCAGCAATCCTCAGTTGACAGTCCACCACCGCCCCCCACTGGTGAGGATTTCTAACTgcattttacatgttttgctCAAATGTAGTTGTCCAATTCTATGACTTGTATATCAATTCTTTGGTAACTGTTGCACATGTTATGAAATGTGAAATCTACGGATCCTGACAGGTagcatttaagggtactggtagaccaatttaaaacacatttctgactgTAAAAGCTTCATCTGACAGCTGTTTGGAAGTTGAGAATTTATTTATCTCAGCATATGAGAAACTGTCCCCATCACCTCTCTAGACCCACTTTCTATATGAGTGATTTCTGGGTACTTTTTATATTAATCAAGAATTAGTGGTCATAATCATGTCTAACCTGTTTTGCTAGAGGAACAATTCATGAcaataattttctctttttcaggaCTCTCCAATGAAATCCCGCACTGTAACCACTAGTACACCAACCCGGGGCTCAAGCACGGCACTGCCACCTCTCCCTGCTGCACCTGCACCTCCACGCTTACCCCCAGAGGCTGAGAGGACCTCACCTCCTCAGCAACCTCAACTGAAGCTAGTGCCAAGCCAGACCGGTATAGTGCTGTCCTGGTGTGTGGCAGAAACTGATCGGACCTGTGCAGCTGTAGACAGCTATCACCTCTATGCCTTCCATCAAGACAACTCGAACAGCAATGCAGCACAGCAGCATTGGAAGAAGATTGGGGAGGTGAAGGCCCTTCCTCTGCCTATGGCCTGTACACTGACCCAGTTCCAGCCTGGCTCCACTTATCATTTTGCTGTCCGAGCCAAAGACATCTATGGGCGCTTTGGCTCCTTCTGTGAACCTCAGTGCACAAATGTCACCAGTTCCAGCTCTAGCTGAACACTTAAGGAAtggaaacctttttttttgcatttaaaagtccTTGACTTCCTTTACTTCTTTTTGTGTTAGGAACTCAAATATCGTGCATTgaacacatacagtatctgtAAATATCTCTCTACATAACAACTGGACTTCTGACTGACTTGGAGAACTGAAGCGGCAAACAGTTGGCTTTGTCTGgttaatgtatgtaatgtattttCTGTGACTCAAGCTGTTCTATATAATTCAATGACATTGCCCCCCCTACCAAGTCAGATATTTATGTTGTTGTGTCCTGTTACCCTGATTCGGACGTCGTTTGCTTTACTTGAGAATAGGTGACAGGACTGTTCGTGTAAACACAGAATTGCacagaaatgtataaatgtgtggTAGAAACTGAATGATAACTTTTGTAAGTTTTGTCTGGCGACCAGACTTtgacaaatacaataaaagGTTTTATTAAAGTCTAGGCTCACTAATTTTGTAACTAATTTCATCTTGCGTTTCTTTGGTTCATTGTACTGATCTTTATTCGAGCTGTCCCTCAGTCGTTTGCCCCGCTTCCCACATATTTTTAGCAAGCCCTTAATGGTCTGGCTCCATCTTACATTGCAGACCTTCATTCATTTGGTTCAATTCCACCTTGAATGTAAGTGCCTCACAGAGATATTGCCACCTTGGTAACAGGATACAAAGATGTCTGTGACATAAGTCTCGTGTTTTACCAGTTCCAAACGGATATACAGCGCTGTGCACAGAAGAAACCAAgactttttatttctcttgCATGGTGATCTACATAATTGGGCTAATCTGTTGCAGCTTTGTTTTCCTTGGGAATCTCACAGCTGCTCTATGTAGTATCTGGCAGCCAATGATGAACCACAGGACTGCCAACATTAGTAGTTACAATTCGAGTTCCCTGTGAAGGCGTAGACCTCTAGTGGTGCTAGGAAGCTGTTTTCTTATGAGTGGAACCTCGTTTGTTTATCTCGTGCAATTGCACATACATGCGGTTGACATGACACACAGTCCTAACAATGGTGTACCAATTCTGTTGAAATGGAACAGTTGGCAGTAACATGCTAAGATATGCTTCAATGCACCAGCAGTGCACCAGCAAAGATGAGGGTAGATGACCGGTAATGCTAACAACTGCTTACCTGTCTAGAACTGGTATTGTTAACAACATCTTGGCTTTCCCACTTGTACTGGAATGCGGCCACTTGAGTGTGACATCATTCCAAACTCCAGCCTCCAACTTCAGACTTAAATGAAATGCAGCATTACATACTTAAAAAAATGAGCACCTCAATAATATAGACAATACATTTGGGTGAGAAACACTCAATGTAAACATACATTGTTTGATTACAGTAAAAATCTAGGACCTCTTTAATTACAGTTATGTTTCAATTGTTGCACACAGACTACAAGAAGACGTCAGCGTCAAGCATACTGGTGCATTTCTCATTTTAACTCTACTCATTTCTCAactgcagcagaggaggaaagcAAGTACATTGGTGAGCGTGAAATCAAGCAAACCTGCAGCACTCGATAAAGTGCAGACCTCGACTTAAAGTAACATAGCCTGTTAACCATATCTTCTATAGTCAACATTGTTATGGAAAGTATATGCATCCAAAATCAAAAGGAACATGAATCTTGGTGCCAATAATGTGCACAGCAAGTACTGCACATTTATAGCTTACAGTTCAGaagaaacaaacacttgaaaagTAAATGTTAGCCCTGATGGTGGCACTAATAGGCTGTTTTGTCTGGGTAGGTGAAAAGTGAGAGTTTGATCTGATGGTGGTGATAGAGCAACAACATTGTCCAGATATTTAAACCTGTTAAATATTTGGGCACATCCTCCTGAACCTGGTGGGACATGCTCAGatcagaggggtattccagagaATCCATAAGGGGGCTGTGACCAAAGGGAAGTCACAAGGTCTAGATGGTTTACCACATGAGCTTTATTTGTTCTTTTGTCCCCAGTTGAGCCCTTTTGTAACGGGTTGTGTTAGGACCCAATTACAGCACACAGGAAACCAGGAACCGTTGGTAGTGATGTTTAATGTCACATTCAGCAGGTACAGGGCAGGGCAGGTTAACAGCACACAGTACAGTTCAACACTCTAGCAAAGTCTCTCCACAAATTTTCTGGTAGCCTGGCAGGTCTGGCTGGGTGAACCAGGCTGGGAACCAAGGGTTGTGACGTTTGCCAAAACACACACCGTTAATTCAATTCCAGGCAGCAGTACTGTGGAGGAGCGGGCGGGAGACATAGTCGTAGAGGCTGAAGGTCGACAACCAGGCAAGGGCACAGCAAGCAGACGAACCAGTAGGAGACAAGTAGGTAGAGGCCAGGCAAAATCAAGAGGTGAGTACTCACAGGACGCACACACAATAGCGAGTGTGGCGACACGTTGATCTCATGATCGCAGGAAACCACAGGTAAGAAGATGGGAACACTCTCACTGTAGCGTCGTCGGATGGTAATGCCAAGCAGCCGCAATCAAACAGGAATCAGGGGCGCAGAAGCAGATCTAGGTCAATGACAGAATGCTTGTGCATTTTGCGGGAATCAGATGAGACAAGTAGGTGAAAGGCAGGCTGGCTCGGCAACGGGAAATAAGGAAAATGTGCTGGAGAATGGCATAAAACAATCTGGCGAGGAGTGTCTATGAGGCTGGGGTACATATACTGGCTGTGTGTAATCAGGAACAGGTGAACTGGGTTGCCTTGATGAAGTGGGCATGACTGATGGTGAGGAGCgggaaaaaaagggggaatGGAAATTTACTGAGTAGGAGCTAGGTGAATGGGCATGCATAAATGAGCAGGTGACCAGTGATGCAAAACTGTGACACCTCTTATTCACAAAATGATTTATTCTGCTCTTAAAAAAGACTCCTTCTCTTGTAACAATAACATAGCTTTTATTTCGCTCCTTCGGAAAAATGGCAAGGACCCAATTGTCTGCTTAAATTACTGCCCCTGCCAGTTTTGAACACAGATATGCCAAAACACTAGCTTCTCAAGTGGAACCATTTATGATATATCTGGTACATGAGGACCAAATGGGCTCATCAAAAATCCTCTTGCCTCGGACAACATACAAGGCCTCGTCTGTGTTATGGAATATTTAATACTGCAGAAACATCTGAAGAAGGAGCAGGGGTTATTTTTATGTAGTATTGTCGACAACGCCAGCCAGGGGAATTTCAACCCCAGGTAATTTTTAGAACACATAACCACTTTAGGAATTTAAAGGTCACATGGTGTGGACAAAGCCACAGAGCTGAAACAACTGtgccacaaaaacacaaaagtgataGTGAAGTAAAACCAATCAATACAAAGACAAGGACTGGAGTGTAGAGAATGGAGACAGAGACATAACTGTGGAAACAAAACCCCATAGAGACAGAATGAGGAGTTGTGGAGACACGTAGAGACAAAACAGCAGTTTCACTCTGGAGGCTGGGACTATGGAGCAGACCACCACTGTGATGTACCACTGTCTTGTAAACAAGTGACGGCAAAGTGCATGGAGAAATTAAAATTACCAACTAGAAGTTAAACTTGATATTGAAGTAGGCTAATGCAGATTTGCATATACGTACAAGAGAGCGAAGATGTTGCTTTTCGGACAAAAGGAGGGTGAGAGCTGCCAGACTGTTGCTCATCACTCTTGATGACGGAACAGAGACCAAGGCAAAGTTATGCTTAGCTGCAGGCCATATAGAAGCCACCTAAGGTtagcaacaaaaaacacaccagCCTACCTCCACAACAATGAAGATGCATTAAGCAAAGGCTAGAAGCAAAAAGTATCAATCCGGATATACTGCAAGACAATGAGCCAGGTCCACCGCATAACAAGGAGCGTAGGCAAATATAAAAGCAATGACACACAGTGAATAATATATTCCTTACGATCTCTGAAAATGACACTTAAATGGAAGCTAGGCAGGAAATGCACACCAAAGCAACAGTCACTCGGCTGTCCAGCAATTTGCTAATTTGTTAATTGCTTACAATACCAGACACCATGTATCTCATCACcatgtatgcagatgatataCTGATCTTTATTCAAGCTGTCCCTCAGTCGTATGCCCCGCTTCCCACATATTTTTAGCAAGCCCTTAATGGTCTGGCTCCATCCTACATTGCAGACCTCTTAACCCCCTATTCTACCCCcaggtccctcaggtcagctgacctggcTGTTCCACGCTCCAGTCTTAAGCCCAGGGGTCACTgtgcctttgctgtgtctgcccccAAACTGTGGAACACTATCTCCCTCCCAATCAGATTGGCCCCCTCCATTGATTCTTTTAAGTCAAGGCTCAAAACCTACTATTATTCATTACATTTGAGTCCCCTTAATGTGGCTTTCTCCGATGCCTGCCTGTGTATGTTGTGTTTCtaaatgtgtgagctgtgtaTCTGACGGTTATGTTGCCActcatgtatgtgtttttagCATCATATttcttttgtacagcactttggtcaaaatcagttgtttttaaatgtgctttataaataaatttgagttaAGTTGAGAATTTCAGCCAGATCTCTGGATACAAAGTTAACCAGGTAAAATCTGCCCTATTGCCCTTTAATACCTCTAATAGACATTTGGCTACAATATTAAACAAATCAGTTGTCCAGAACCTTATATATTTAGGGGTCTTCATACACACATCAGTTACAAGCAAAactgaatgggagcctgattttgtggacccacagaatatGGGAGATGTGATGTTTCCCTACTGAGAGAATGACAATTCACTCCCCTTTCTTGTTCTCTGGAACCAGGTGGTTCAGAGATTCTTTGGGAGGATTTGGCTCTGGGGAATTTAGGAAATGGTGAATTGCACACAAAACTTTGGAAAACAGGTTGCCACAAAGAACTGAAGGAGACATACTGTGGTGAGGCTCAAAAACAGAATAGAGCAACAGAAACTAAAGCAGGTTCTGACAGAAGGTAATCCAGACACTGACTGTGGTACAGCTACAGGATttaacagagagacag from Epinephelus fuscoguttatus linkage group LG3, E.fuscoguttatus.final_Chr_v1 includes:
- the LOC125885580 gene encoding activating transcription factor 7-interacting protein 1 isoform X3, yielding MEIVVTEEKKKIFRARKTMKISDRQQLESLHSTLLTAAPGLSDTSPPPLMNGTHKEDGQKVGDKEQNNISDSNSPQATSPASPAPFLSLNLSPSPASSQSPKEKEETPTSPASPFHSLNFELKKMEEEDEEVNEEKKSLPSSSPKESVTPASTESKENQETDTEATPETEKKEEAQTTTEDPAVDLLKDSVKAPSSKDLKQEKEIKEDNIKEKEDKKEGAKKASVKEEKMEVDSVKVEIKVEKNEVGQTRKPSRPSSTPPSNTVQEEKGSTSGLKRTLSVGSEKDGSPVKREGKRPKMEREELEAQLELKITAKAGSHHKLEKIVQQLVEERLRALEQTFFDKHFQELKDRVDKIDCTTKHQTAISTLQAKINRLTKKFGEANQASENKRKQKALAAATAATAAAANAAAAAKTATVASIPQVQRPVRTSMEVKQIPTTVSPSSTVANPAPLAPPASATGPVHTSTSTAMVSQAPILQLITSTSNAGNTLATGITTQSPTGTLLLKTASGSSMVAAGQPLLIQLPLSMANGQPGTLVNIPVSSLPAASSLSKAKTTASTTTFILKPAPVTTTSSASTPAVATAPALQASPGQMSSAQISLARAVYQGGAGAITTPNAGVSVTTARTPAQSVSVAGAMSSASSPATSGPAATGSTAPGPPQGTSLTSKTDNQATGSTPSKAVAPAARPKGSVIDLTEDDDDVQVTGVKNATVAAPSPTQRTNPVTSIPNSAGARSSPQSNLNSPSNPQLTVHHRPPLDSPMKSRTVTTSTPTRGSSTALPPLPAAPAPPRLPPEAERTSPPQQPQLKLVPSQTGIVLSWCVAETDRTCAAVDSYHLYAFHQDNSNSNAAQQHWKKIGEVKALPLPMACTLTQFQPGSTYHFAVRAKDIYGRFGSFCEPQCTNVTSSSSS
- the LOC125885580 gene encoding activating transcription factor 7-interacting protein 1 isoform X2 codes for the protein MEIVVTEEKKKIFRARKTMKISDRQQLESLHSTLLTAAPASSQSPKEKEETPTSPASPFHSLNFELKKMEEEDEEVNEEKKSLPSSSPKESVTPASTESKENQETDTEATPETEKKEEAQTTTEDPAVDLLKDSVKGLAPCSPVPPPVSDCTEPMDTDSDTTKAKDSGASTAKMKDEKPSPPKSPTTTDSSLPCPSPSHPAPSSKDLKQEKEIKEDNIKEKEDKKEGAKKASVKEEKMEVDSVKVEIKVEKNEVGQTRKPSRPSSTPPSNTVQEEKGSTSGLKRTLSVGSEKDGSPVKREGKRPKMEREELEAQLELKITAKAGSHHKLEKIVQQLVEERLRALEQTFFDKHFQELKDRVDKIDCTTKHQTAISTLQAKINRLTKKFGEANQASENKRKQKALAAATAATAAAANAAAAAKTATVASIPQVQRPVRTSMEVKQIPTTVSPSSTVANPAPLAPPASATGPVHTSTSTAMVSQAPILQLITSTSNAGNTLATGITTQSPTGTLLLKTASGSSMVAAGQPLLIQLPLSMANGQPGTLVNIPVSSLPAASSLSKAKTTASTTTFILKPAPVTTTSSASTPAVATAPALQASPGQMSSAQISLARAVYQGGAGAITTPNAGVSVTTARTPAQSVSVAGAMSSASSPATSGPAATGSTAPGPPQGTSLTSKTDNQATGSTPSKAVAPAARPKGSVIDLTEDDDDVQVTGVKNATVAAPSPTQRTNPVTSIPNSAGARSSPQSNLNSPSNPQLTVHHRPPLDSPMKSRTVTTSTPTRGSSTALPPLPAAPAPPRLPPEAERTSPPQQPQLKLVPSQTGIVLSWCVAETDRTCAAVDSYHLYAFHQDNSNSNAAQQHWKKIGEVKALPLPMACTLTQFQPGSTYHFAVRAKDIYGRFGSFCEPQCTNVTSSSSS